One Bos indicus isolate NIAB-ARS_2022 breed Sahiwal x Tharparkar chromosome 10, NIAB-ARS_B.indTharparkar_mat_pri_1.0, whole genome shotgun sequence DNA window includes the following coding sequences:
- the LOC109564800 gene encoding polyadenylate-binding protein 2 isoform X1, with amino-acid sequence MAAAAAAAAAAGAAGGRGSGPGRRRHLVPGAGGEAGEGAPGGAGDYGNGLESEELEPEELLLEPEPEPEPEEEPPRPRAPPGAPGPGPGSGAPGNQEEEEESGLVEGDPGDGAIEDPELEAIKARVREMEEEAEKLKELQNEVEKQMNMSPPPGNAGPVIMSIEEKMEADARSIYVGNVDYGATAEELEAHFHGCGSVNRVTILCDKFSGHPKGFAYIEFSDKESVRTSLALDESLFRGRQIKVIPKRTNRPGISTTDRGFPRARYRARTTNYNSSRSRFYSGFNSRPRGRVYRGRARATSWYSPY; translated from the exons atggcggcggcggcggcggcggcagcagcagcggggGCTGCGGGCGGTCGGGGCTCCGGGCCGGGGCGGCGGCGCCATCTTGTGCCCGGGGCCGGTGGGGAGGCCGGGGAGGGGGCCCCGGGGGGCGCAGGGGACTACGGGAACGGCTTGGAGTCTGAGGAACTGGAGCCTGAGGAGCTGCTGCTGGAGCCCGAGCCGGAGCCCGAGCCCGAAGAGGAGCCGCCCCGGCCCCGCGCCCCCCCGGGAGCTCCGGGCCCTGGGCCTGGCTCGGGAGCCCCCGGCaatcaggaggaggaggaggagtcggGACTGGTCGAGGGTGACCCGGGGGACGGCGCCATTGAGGACCCG GAGCTGGAAGCGATCAAAGCTCGAGTTagggagatggaggaagaagCTGAGAAGCTAAAGGAGCTACAGAACGAGGTAGAGAAGCAGATGAATATGAGTCCACCTCCGGGCAATG cTGGCCCAGtgatcatgtccattgaggagAAGATGGAGGCTGATGCCCGTTCCATCTATGTTGGCAAT GTGGACTATGGTGCAACAGCAGAAGAGCTAGAAGCACACTTTCATGGCTGTGGTTCAGTCAACCGCGTAACTATACTCTGTGACAAATTTAGTGGCCATCCGAAAGG GTTTGCGTATATAGAGTTCTCAGACAAAGAGtcagtgaggacttccctggccttAGATGAATCCTTATTTAGAGGAAGACAGATCAAG GTGATCCCTAAACGAACCAACAGACCAGGCATCAGCACAACAGACCGAGGCTTCCCACGAGCCCGATACCGTGCCCGAACCACCAACTACAACAGTTCCCGCTCTCGATTCTACAGTGGTTTTAACAGCAGGCCCCGGGGTCGCGTCTACAG GGGCCGGGCTAGAGCGACATCATGGTATTCCCCTTACTAA
- the LOC109564800 gene encoding polyadenylate-binding protein 2 isoform X3 — protein MEEEAEKLKELQNEVEKQMNMSPPPGNAGPVIMSIEEKMEADARSIYVGNVDYGATAEELEAHFHGCGSVNRVTILCDKFSGHPKGFAYIEFSDKESVRTSLALDESLFRGRQIKVIPKRTNRPGISTTDRGFPRARYRARTTNYNSSRSRFYSGFNSRPRGRVYRGRARATSWYSPY, from the exons atggaggaagaagCTGAGAAGCTAAAGGAGCTACAGAACGAGGTAGAGAAGCAGATGAATATGAGTCCACCTCCGGGCAATG cTGGCCCAGtgatcatgtccattgaggagAAGATGGAGGCTGATGCCCGTTCCATCTATGTTGGCAAT GTGGACTATGGTGCAACAGCAGAAGAGCTAGAAGCACACTTTCATGGCTGTGGTTCAGTCAACCGCGTAACTATACTCTGTGACAAATTTAGTGGCCATCCGAAAGG GTTTGCGTATATAGAGTTCTCAGACAAAGAGtcagtgaggacttccctggccttAGATGAATCCTTATTTAGAGGAAGACAGATCAAG GTGATCCCTAAACGAACCAACAGACCAGGCATCAGCACAACAGACCGAGGCTTCCCACGAGCCCGATACCGTGCCCGAACCACCAACTACAACAGTTCCCGCTCTCGATTCTACAGTGGTTTTAACAGCAGGCCCCGGGGTCGCGTCTACAG GGGCCGGGCTAGAGCGACATCATGGTATTCCCCTTACTAA